The sequence below is a genomic window from Candidatus Margulisiibacteriota bacterium.
AAAAAATCTGGTGGTATAACAGTATCCCATTTAAGATTTGGGAAAAAACCAATTAAGTCAGAATATTTACTAACATCTGCTGACTTTATTGCTCTGCACGTACCTGCTTACATTGGCAGATATGACATTTTAGAAGGCATCACAGAAGGTGGGACTTTCTTACTAAACTCACCTAGTTCAAGAGAAGAAGCTTTTGGACTATTAACAAGAGATATGCAAGAAACCATCATCAATAAAAAGATTAAATTCTACACAATTGATGCTGCAAAAATTGCTCATGAAGTAGGGCTTGGAGGAAGAATCAATACTGTAATGCAAGCAGCGTTCTTTAAAGTTTCGGGCGTATTACCAGAAGAAGACGCCATTACTCTAATTAAAAAATATATCGAAAAAACCTTTAAAAGGAAAGGTGACGATATTGTTAAAATGAACTGGGCTGCTGTTGATAAAGCATCTGAAGCCTTAGTTGCAGTAAAGGTGCCAGCTTCAGTTAAAGACATTAAGGTTTCCGCTGAAATAAAGAAACTTATCCCTGATAATGCTGATGTGTTCACAAAAACTATTATCGAACCAATCATGCGAATGAAAGGCGACAACATTAAGGTTTCTGAAATGCCTATTGATGGTGTGATACCAACAGCCACATCAAAAATTGAAAAAAGAGCAGTTGCCTTGGAAGTTCCATGTTGGATTGAAGACAATTGCATCCAATGTGGTCAATGTGTGTTGGTTTGTCCTCATGCTGCTATCAGAATGAAACAAATCGACCCAGCAGAACTTAAGGATGCACCGAAAAGCTTTAAGACAATAAAATCTAGCACAAAAAACACTAAGGACCTTCAATACAAAATTCAAGTTTATACTGAAGATTGCCAAGGTTGTGGAAGCTGTGTGGAAACCTGTCCAGCAAAAGAAAAAGCGATTTTCATGAGCCCTATTCATGAAGAATTTGACAAAGGTGAAATAGAGAATCAAAGGTTTTTTAATGCGCTTCCTGAAAATGTTCTAGATGGAATTGACCCTACAACATTAAAGGGTAGCCAATTTAAACAACCTTTATTTGAATTCAGTGGAGCTTGTGCTGGTTGTGGAGAAACTCCATATGTAAAACTAGTTACTCAACTTTTTGGCGAAAGAATGATAATAGCGAATGCCACAGGCTGTTCTTCTATCTATGGCGGAACATTCCCTACTATTCCTTATTGTGTAAACGAAAAAGGGCATGGTCCTGCTTGGGGCAATTCTCTTTTCGAAGACAATGCAGAATATGGACTTGGAATGCGTCTAGCAGTAACCACCAATCGTAAACAGCTAAAAAGTAATATTAAATTAGCTTTAGCTGAAAACATTTCAGCTGACCTCAAGAAATCTCTAGAAAAAAATCTAGAATTATGGGATGAAAAATCAACAGAAGCTACCAATGCACAAGAAGCAACGAAAGTACTTCTTAGCAAAGAAAAGCAATCTTCTCCTGTAATAAGCAAACTAAAAGAACTAAAAGATTATTTTGCTGAAAAATCTGTTTGGATATTTGGTGGAGACGGTTGGGCATATGACATCGGATACGGTGGATTAGACCACGTTCTTGCTTCTGGAAACAACGTAAACGTTTTAGTTCTAGATACTGAAGTTTATTCCAATACTGGTGGACAAGCATCAAAAGCCACACCAAGAGGAGCTGTTGCACAATTTGCTGCCTCAGGTAAAAAAATGGCCAAAAAGAACCTTGGATTAATGATGACCTCCTACGGAAACATCTATGTTGCTTCTGTAAACATGGGTGCTAACAAAAATCAGGTAATTAAAGCGTTGGTTGAAGCTGAAGCATACAATGGTCCATCTATTGTAATCGCTTATTCACCTTGTATCGCTCATGGAATTGACATGAAAGACTCACAAGCGCATGCTAAAACAGCAGCGGATACTGGTTATTGGCCAATCTATAGATTTAACCCTGACCTTATTGAGCAAGGCAAGGACCCATTCACTTGGGAATCAAAAGTTGCAACAAAAGAGTTTAAGGAAATGACTAACAATGAAAATAGATACAAGTCTTTAACTCGTTCAAATCCAGTAGAAGCTGACAGATTACATCAATTAGCAATACAAGATAATACCAAGAGAATGGCAGATTTACAAAATTTGAAGCAAGATCCTTCTTCGCTCTAAAGAGCTACGCAGGACAAGCTAAAAAAAGTTACTGTTTAAAGAATAAGGAAAATCCCTCACTTTTGTGAGGGATTT
It includes:
- the nifJ gene encoding pyruvate:ferredoxin (flavodoxin) oxidoreductase; this encodes MSKKKMETVDGNTAAAHVAYAYSELAAIYPITPSSNMGEYTDAWATAGRKNIFGEIVEVVEMQSEAGAAGTCHGSISAGALTTTFTASQGLLLMIPNMYKIAGELQPTVFHVSARSLACQSLSIFGDHSDVMAVRNTGFALMGAGSIQETHDLAIVSHLATLESRVPFLSFFDGFRTSHEIQKVELSDYETLKSFVDMKYVEQFRDMALRPEKPTLKTGQQAPDVYFQGRETVNKYYDAIPGIVKKYMKLVGDKLGREYNLFDYVGAKDADKIIIAIGSACETIEETIDFLINRGEKVGLLKIRLYRPFSVKDFIEAIPASVKKIAVLDRTKEPGSIGEPLYLDAVTALQGKNIKIVGGRYGLSSKEFTPSMVKAIYDHLDGACTHNFTVGIEDDVTNTSIKINEILETEPKGTVRCKFWGLGSDGTVGANKNSIKIIGDNTDLYAQGYFAYDSKKSGGITVSHLRFGKKPIKSEYLLTSADFIALHVPAYIGRYDILEGITEGGTFLLNSPSSREEAFGLLTRDMQETIINKKIKFYTIDAAKIAHEVGLGGRINTVMQAAFFKVSGVLPEEDAITLIKKYIEKTFKRKGDDIVKMNWAAVDKASEALVAVKVPASVKDIKVSAEIKKLIPDNADVFTKTIIEPIMRMKGDNIKVSEMPIDGVIPTATSKIEKRAVALEVPCWIEDNCIQCGQCVLVCPHAAIRMKQIDPAELKDAPKSFKTIKSSTKNTKDLQYKIQVYTEDCQGCGSCVETCPAKEKAIFMSPIHEEFDKGEIENQRFFNALPENVLDGIDPTTLKGSQFKQPLFEFSGACAGCGETPYVKLVTQLFGERMIIANATGCSSIYGGTFPTIPYCVNEKGHGPAWGNSLFEDNAEYGLGMRLAVTTNRKQLKSNIKLALAENISADLKKSLEKNLELWDEKSTEATNAQEATKVLLSKEKQSSPVISKLKELKDYFAEKSVWIFGGDGWAYDIGYGGLDHVLASGNNVNVLVLDTEVYSNTGGQASKATPRGAVAQFAASGKKMAKKNLGLMMTSYGNIYVASVNMGANKNQVIKALVEAEAYNGPSIVIAYSPCIAHGIDMKDSQAHAKTAADTGYWPIYRFNPDLIEQGKDPFTWESKVATKEFKEMTNNENRYKSLTRSNPVEADRLHQLAIQDNTKRMADLQNLKQDPSSL